The following coding sequences are from one Paenibacillus sp. JDR-2 window:
- a CDS encoding P-II family nitrogen regulator encodes MKLLTIIIRPEKLSSVTAALHTIGISGMTISDVRGQGIQKGTRTLYRGVEYQTDFILKNKIETVVSDDLYDEAVEAVIEAARTGAIGDGKIFVTEIADVIRIRTGEHGRAALGQ; translated from the coding sequence ATGAAGCTGCTGACCATTATTATTCGTCCCGAGAAATTAAGCAGCGTGACAGCCGCCCTTCACACCATCGGAATCAGTGGAATGACCATCAGCGACGTCCGCGGCCAAGGCATCCAGAAAGGAACACGGACCTTATACCGCGGAGTGGAGTATCAGACGGATTTCATATTAAAAAATAAAATCGAAACTGTCGTTAGCGACGACCTCTATGATGAAGCGGTAGAAGCCGTTATCGAGGCGGCAAGGACAGGCGCCATTGGCGACGGCAAAATATTCGTCACGGAAATTGCCGACGTGATCCGGATTCGGACCGGCGAACATGGCCGGGCTGCGCTAGGACAATAA
- a CDS encoding GMP synthase, translating into MNILAFRHFDFDDISAFSEWAQWGGHQLTVVDPAVELDNKWLDTTELLLILGGPMSVYQEERYPWLADEKRFVKSAMDRGIKILGICLGAQMLAEILGAKVYRHTLKEIGWHRIERSGEEHPWLKEMPAEFHSFQWHGDTFDLPEGASLLATSEACGHQAFSYGDDVLALQFHLETTPACMEQMVTRWASELVDAPYIQSAEEIRRNMHRVAASFHILHQVLDQAALSPVKAT; encoded by the coding sequence ATGAACATACTGGCGTTTCGGCATTTTGACTTTGACGACATAAGCGCTTTTTCGGAGTGGGCGCAATGGGGCGGGCATCAGCTAACGGTTGTTGACCCTGCTGTGGAATTGGATAACAAGTGGCTGGATACAACGGAGCTGCTGCTTATTCTTGGCGGGCCAATGAGCGTCTATCAAGAAGAACGATACCCTTGGCTTGCGGATGAGAAAAGGTTCGTAAAATCCGCGATGGACCGCGGAATTAAAATATTAGGAATCTGCCTAGGTGCTCAAATGCTTGCGGAGATTCTTGGCGCAAAAGTTTATCGGCATACGCTTAAAGAAATCGGTTGGCACCGCATTGAGCGCAGTGGTGAAGAACATCCTTGGCTGAAAGAAATGCCGGCTGAGTTCCACTCGTTCCAATGGCATGGCGATACGTTCGACCTGCCTGAAGGCGCAAGCCTCCTTGCAACCTCGGAAGCTTGCGGTCATCAAGCTTTCTCGTATGGAGATGATGTGCTAGCCCTGCAGTTCCATCTCGAGACTACGCCTGCGTGCATGGAGCAAATGGTAACGCGTTGGGCAAGCGAGCTGGTTGATGCGCCTTATATTCAATCCGCTGAAGAGATTCGCCGCAATATGCATCGCGTCGCTGCGTCATTCCATATTTTGCATCAAGTGCTGGATCAGGCAGCTCTATCGCCTGTAAAAGCTACTTAA
- a CDS encoding SGNH/GDSL hydrolase family protein yields the protein MGKVILFQGDSITDCGRSREGYAGQLLGQGYAYHIAGRLGNEQAEAGHQFINRGISGNRVSDLYARWNEDAIALRPDVLSILIGVNDTWRIMDKLPSGATDRFERAYRVLLEETKEVLPDTGLVLCEPFVLRTGVTARDWSGWRERVERQSEVVKQLAEEYHAVFVPFQQTFDQAAEKAEPDYWLFDGVHPTAAGHYLMASEWLKAVQSSPLAIS from the coding sequence ATGGGGAAAGTGATTTTGTTTCAAGGGGATTCCATCACGGATTGCGGACGTTCTCGTGAAGGGTATGCAGGTCAACTGCTTGGGCAAGGGTATGCGTATCATATTGCCGGTCGGCTGGGCAACGAGCAAGCGGAGGCCGGACATCAATTCATTAACCGGGGGATTAGCGGGAACCGGGTATCCGATCTGTATGCGCGCTGGAATGAAGATGCAATCGCGCTCCGGCCGGATGTTCTTAGTATCCTGATCGGGGTCAACGATACATGGCGCATCATGGACAAGCTGCCTAGCGGCGCGACTGACCGATTCGAACGTGCGTACCGCGTTCTACTGGAAGAGACAAAGGAAGTATTGCCGGATACCGGCCTTGTTCTTTGCGAACCGTTTGTGCTTCGGACAGGCGTAACTGCCCGGGATTGGAGCGGCTGGCGCGAGAGAGTAGAGCGGCAGAGCGAGGTTGTGAAGCAATTAGCGGAAGAATATCATGCGGTATTTGTACCTTTTCAGCAGACTTTTGACCAAGCGGCGGAAAAAGCAGAGCCTGATTATTGGCTGTTTGACGGCGTGCATCCAACGGCTGCAGGCCATTATTTGATGGCCTCCGAGTGGCTGAAGGCGGTGCAGAGCAGTCCGCTTGCCATTAGTTAA
- a CDS encoding DUF4184 family protein, which yields MPYTLAHPIFAYPLKKINRKLLSVTGLVLGSMGPDMEYFVRLEPYQSIGHTAAGLFLQVIPLSLVLGLLFHYVVKSSLALHLPSLFDLDKRAYHLISGWDMRGSKAMVVYLLSVIIGFYTHILVDGFTHERGYFVHHWDVLNRIVFLNLPLFKILQYSFSLLGLLIITLTVLIKLYQSNPKNEDILTVPSYQKWLYWMVVFLWAVLLTGLKLNASGLPPISILAVAPVSGFCVGLVAASMIYRRT from the coding sequence ATGCCTTATACGTTAGCTCATCCGATATTTGCTTATCCTTTAAAAAAAATAAACCGAAAATTATTGAGCGTTACAGGTCTGGTGCTGGGCAGCATGGGGCCGGACATGGAATATTTTGTGCGACTGGAGCCTTATCAGTCTATCGGGCATACGGCAGCGGGCTTATTCCTGCAAGTTATTCCGCTTAGCCTTGTGCTTGGCTTGTTGTTTCATTATGTGGTCAAATCCTCGCTTGCTCTCCATCTTCCATCGTTATTTGATCTGGATAAACGTGCTTATCATCTGATCAGCGGATGGGATATGAGGGGCTCAAAGGCTATGGTTGTCTATTTGCTTTCCGTAATCATCGGGTTCTATACGCATATTCTTGTTGACGGGTTTACGCACGAGAGAGGTTACTTTGTCCATCATTGGGATGTTTTGAACCGGATTGTGTTTCTGAATCTGCCTTTATTTAAAATACTGCAGTACAGCTTTTCCCTGCTGGGACTGCTAATCATAACGCTAACGGTTCTTATCAAGCTGTATCAAAGCAATCCGAAGAATGAAGATATTCTTACCGTGCCTTCCTATCAAAAATGGCTGTATTGGATGGTTGTGTTCTTATGGGCGGTGCTGCTTACGGGATTGAAATTAAATGCCAGCGGACTGCCGCCTATCAGTATTTTGGCTGTTGCGCCTGTTTCCGGATTCTGCGTTGGTCTTGTTGCCGCTTCCATGATTTACAGAAGAACGTAG
- the argC gene encoding N-acetyl-gamma-glutamyl-phosphate reductase, producing MNYTVFVDGQEGTTGLKLLDYLSRFSSIEVLKINPEKRKDPREREKLLNEADLAFLCLPDSAAKESVSLIKNEKTKIINASSLFRTDKNWIYGLPELKHQRERIQYSSRISVPGCHATGFILSVSPLIESGVLQKDYPVSCYSISGYTGAGKSGIDEYEHADSASINKLNVPRPYSLLHKHKHLPEMAMFSGLDYEPLFTPIKANYPQGLAMTVPLIGRSMVKKASAKTVHEILAAYYESERFVQVIPYDSEAYLEDGHFLIDECKNTNRLEIFVFGQDDHITIVSRYDNLGKGASGAAIQNMNLMLGFDEASALVL from the coding sequence ATGAATTACACCGTATTTGTGGATGGTCAAGAAGGGACAACCGGCCTCAAGCTGCTTGATTATTTGTCCCGTTTTTCATCGATTGAAGTTCTTAAAATTAACCCCGAAAAAAGAAAGGATCCTAGGGAACGGGAAAAGCTCTTAAATGAAGCGGATCTCGCTTTCCTCTGTCTTCCCGATTCGGCTGCCAAAGAATCCGTTTCGCTTATCAAAAATGAAAAGACGAAAATAATAAACGCAAGTTCATTGTTCAGAACGGACAAAAACTGGATATACGGGTTGCCGGAATTAAAACACCAGCGGGAACGGATACAATATTCATCGAGAATATCTGTGCCAGGCTGCCATGCCACCGGCTTTATCCTCTCCGTTAGTCCCTTAATAGAATCCGGTGTCCTTCAGAAGGACTATCCCGTTTCCTGTTATTCAATCTCGGGGTATACGGGGGCCGGAAAAAGCGGAATTGACGAATACGAGCATGCAGACTCAGCATCCATCAATAAGCTCAACGTTCCAAGGCCTTATTCTTTGCTGCATAAACATAAGCATTTACCAGAAATGGCCATGTTCTCAGGACTTGACTATGAGCCGTTGTTCACGCCTATCAAAGCGAATTATCCCCAAGGGCTGGCAATGACCGTTCCGCTAATAGGAAGAAGTATGGTTAAAAAAGCATCCGCAAAAACAGTGCATGAAATATTGGCCGCGTATTACGAGTCGGAGCGATTTGTTCAGGTCATACCCTACGATTCGGAAGCCTATTTGGAAGACGGTCATTTTCTGATTGACGAATGCAAGAACACGAACCGGCTGGAAATTTTCGTTTTCGGACAGGACGATCATATTACGATTGTTTCGAGATACGATAATTTAGGCAAGGGAGCTTCGGGTGCCGCTATTCAAAATATGAATTTGATGCTGGGATTTGACGAAGCATCCGCTCTAGTTCTCTAA
- a CDS encoding IS1182 family transposase, whose translation MYKEYTMDQLSLPMDLQEDIPENHLVRVINDAVNRLDMKLFTKAYPGGGRDSYHPKMLMKVVIYAYTQRIYSSRQIAKAVRENIMFMWLAARQRPDFRTINRFRSERMKDVLETVFTAVLQFLKEENFIKLEHYFLDGTKIEANANRYTFVWGKAVVKQKMKLQEKVQALFAAIEEAEKQEDQALNNVDLPELGEASAITSEKLEQAVQRLENKLQEKPKDKPLKKTVRLVRKDLLPRLQKYEGQQETLGSRNSFSKTDTDATFMRIKEDHMRNGQLKPGYNVQIGTEDQFILSYSIHQRPTDTRCLKPHLDKVKASLGQLPGTIITDAGYGSEENYAYLESEEQRALVKYNTYPKENTKAWKQDISKFENWLYDENEDSWTCAAGQKLLFRYESKSLTESGYEIVTRNYRSISCEGCPLKDRCTKAQGDREIKVSMEYLRVKQQARAQLKSEDGHALSVRRMHEPESVFGQIKNNRGFRRFLLRGLPKVSLEVGWLSLAHNLLKKAARAKISLQG comes from the coding sequence ATGTACAAAGAATATACCATGGATCAACTGTCCTTGCCAATGGACTTGCAAGAAGATATCCCCGAAAATCATCTCGTACGCGTCATCAACGATGCGGTCAATCGCTTAGATATGAAGCTCTTTACCAAAGCTTATCCCGGAGGTGGCCGGGACAGCTACCACCCCAAAATGCTCATGAAAGTCGTTATCTATGCGTACACACAGCGCATCTACTCCTCTCGCCAAATCGCCAAAGCGGTACGCGAAAACATCATGTTTATGTGGTTAGCCGCTAGACAACGCCCAGATTTCCGCACCATTAACCGTTTCCGCTCTGAGCGGATGAAAGATGTGCTAGAGACCGTCTTCACGGCTGTTCTTCAGTTTCTGAAGGAAGAGAACTTCATCAAGCTGGAGCACTACTTCTTGGATGGAACGAAAATCGAGGCGAATGCCAATCGTTACACGTTTGTCTGGGGTAAAGCTGTCGTCAAACAGAAGATGAAGCTGCAAGAGAAAGTGCAGGCTTTGTTCGCTGCCATTGAAGAGGCAGAGAAACAGGAAGATCAGGCGCTGAATAACGTGGACCTTCCTGAGCTCGGAGAGGCTTCCGCTATCACGAGCGAAAAGCTGGAGCAAGCGGTTCAGCGACTAGAAAACAAACTTCAAGAAAAACCGAAGGACAAACCGTTAAAGAAAACTGTGCGCCTTGTTCGGAAAGATCTTCTTCCTCGCCTGCAAAAATATGAAGGGCAGCAAGAAACACTCGGTAGCCGAAACAGCTTCAGCAAAACCGACACCGATGCGACGTTCATGCGCATAAAGGAAGACCACATGCGCAATGGTCAGTTGAAGCCGGGATATAACGTGCAGATTGGAACGGAAGATCAATTTATTCTCAGTTACAGTATTCATCAACGTCCAACGGATACGCGTTGTCTCAAGCCACACCTGGATAAAGTGAAAGCCTCACTTGGTCAATTGCCGGGAACCATCATCACAGATGCAGGTTATGGCAGCGAAGAAAATTATGCTTACCTAGAATCTGAAGAACAACGAGCACTTGTAAAATACAATACTTATCCCAAAGAAAACACCAAAGCATGGAAGCAAGATATAAGCAAGTTCGAGAACTGGTTGTATGACGAGAATGAAGATTCATGGACATGTGCAGCAGGACAGAAACTGCTATTTCGCTATGAAAGCAAAAGCTTAACCGAGAGCGGATACGAGATCGTTACTCGCAACTATCGCAGTATTTCCTGCGAGGGCTGTCCGCTAAAGGACAGGTGTACAAAGGCACAAGGAGATCGAGAAATAAAAGTTAGCATGGAATATCTTCGAGTCAAGCAGCAGGCGAGAGCGCAACTAAAGAGCGAGGATGGACATGCCTTGTCAGTTCGACGGATGCATGAACCGGAAAGTGTGTTTGGCCAAATAAAGAATAACCGGGGATTCCGCAGATTTCTGCTTCGAGGCTTGCCGAAAGTTAGCCTGGAGGTCGGGTGGCTTTCGCTTGCCCATAACTTGCTGAAGAAAGCAGCAAGAGCAAAAATATCGCTGCAAGGGTAA
- a CDS encoding S-layer homology domain-containing protein, whose protein sequence is MGARMWKRMAAQTLVAGLVVSSFTGIALPAVSAAAGVPVNVWMTTGDKSNLITKQPDVAFETNGAPAELTIDVDENTKYQTIDGFGGALTDSSAYVISQMDKQAKDALMNKLFGRDGDGVGFSYMRLPMGTSDFATSIYTYDDMPKGETDPDLEHFSVAHDSAYIIPFLKQALQINPDLKIMGTPWSAPGWMKTTDSSVKGKLKEEYYGVYAQYFVKFIEAYEAEGVPIDAITLQNEPHFEPADYPGMRMEPVDQAKFVKDYLGPAFENAKIDTKIIVWDHNWSEPDYPIEVLNDPDAKKYIAGSAFHGYSGNVTAQSLVHDQHSDKDIYFTESSGGEFAPDFAGNVQWDTQNLIIGATRNWARTSLKWNIALDENHGPYVGGCSDCRGIVTVNSGTDEVKYNEEFYSFGQASKFVLPGAQRIKSNTFGAGSIEDVAFVNKDGSKVLVALNSSKQPKDFKVRWGSKSFAYTLPAGAVASFVWSGTQDSAAAISPYAALQAEDYSEMNGVTTAVTTDAGGGKSVVATADGSYIAFDNVEFLNGTASVKVRAQSQGDGGIEFRLDRPDGAYIGGVDLTDANGAWITKAAQAEAVTGKHKLYVVFRGKVNVNWFQFSYDFVQSSYNYLSIGGSFEEGGLAGWNGWTPEGQATAQKADRDNPRSGSFKLTHYLGGSTPYEQTTYRTVKVPNGTYKASVWYQKGGDTNVSLEAKKYGGADQSVAAATTAYVGSWTQIVIPEIQVTNGQVELGIHSLNKGGEWAAFDDVELIPVIAKAPAAAQGTNAPGTPQGIGAELSGGHTIELSWTANADADGYKIYRSTADSETSANGVYPDYRLIGLAAGDATGYADQGLRGSTAYSYRVTAFNANGESAASTSVNATTAAGSDSVAPSAPVGLTAEPGIEQVKLAWEPNVETDFLKYNIYVNGFKRASVDPAPSSVYTVTNLKAGTRYTFTVKAVDQAGNESAASNAVTETPTVASVLVPFPSNNLDFETTDSNGKATLAPWQEWHPGTQSNASSIDNDNPRGKYKMTHWSGSAYQQSNYQALTVPNGVYKVQVWVRTGGGQNKFQLEVSGYGENAPQLTKDMRGASGSVYTPFAMDRIEVTNGKLQIGVFSDAKAGNWAAIDDFEVYRYPEATVGVTGVTLDKAELALDLTNIKTGTLTATIQPENAENHNLYWSSSNSSVATVTDGVVAAKGTGTAEITVTTEDGGFTATATVTVASGSSTTTPPTGGGATTGPVVTTSGTGSTIAGFTAITESAPNGESASVVKVDAATLASAAQGGKADSITIDLTDLKGQSNLQTEFTVSTLAELLKNNKSLKLTVKSGLGTYELPLQALLNSSVTNGQQIRVAISAVSDAVKHAGELALQQQNGSLIGAPVQFSVWAGSNSNWQEVKNFGKQYVTRKIPLGKPALKPTAAVVIGSDGSVTPVPTTFVTDANGNVTAVIRTNHNSVYAVLAINESFADTKGHWAEKEISALASSLILNGETADRFAPEQQLTRAEWVAMLTRALGLTAGNPASNFKDVTANAWYADAVAAATEAGIIQGFTDGTFRPNDKITRQQLAVTAANVLAFAGKSQAAGADQLAALKDGSEIAAWAADAVEQSLKSGLIKGTPEGYYYPDKTATRAEAATILYRLISTVQG, encoded by the coding sequence ATGGGAGCAAGGATGTGGAAACGGATGGCCGCGCAGACCCTGGTCGCCGGTCTTGTTGTCTCGAGCTTTACCGGCATTGCGCTGCCGGCGGTATCGGCAGCTGCCGGTGTTCCGGTTAATGTATGGATGACAACCGGTGACAAGAGCAATCTGATCACCAAGCAGCCGGATGTCGCGTTCGAAACGAACGGCGCGCCGGCAGAGCTGACTATTGACGTAGACGAGAATACGAAGTATCAGACGATTGACGGATTCGGAGGAGCTTTAACGGATTCTTCGGCGTATGTTATTTCTCAAATGGATAAACAGGCGAAAGACGCTTTGATGAACAAGCTGTTCGGCCGCGACGGCGACGGCGTTGGCTTCAGTTATATGCGTCTGCCGATGGGCACGAGCGATTTTGCAACCAGTATTTATACTTATGATGATATGCCTAAGGGAGAGACGGATCCGGATCTGGAGCATTTCTCGGTTGCTCATGACAGCGCATACATTATTCCCTTCCTTAAGCAAGCGCTGCAAATTAACCCGGATCTGAAAATTATGGGTACGCCTTGGAGTGCGCCGGGCTGGATGAAAACAACGGACTCATCGGTTAAAGGAAAGCTGAAAGAGGAATATTACGGGGTTTACGCGCAATACTTCGTCAAATTTATTGAAGCTTATGAAGCGGAAGGAGTTCCTATTGACGCTATTACGCTTCAAAACGAACCGCATTTCGAACCGGCCGATTACCCGGGGATGAGAATGGAACCAGTAGATCAAGCGAAGTTCGTGAAGGATTATCTGGGACCAGCGTTTGAGAATGCTAAGATCGATACCAAAATTATTGTCTGGGATCATAACTGGAGTGAGCCGGACTACCCGATCGAGGTTCTGAACGACCCGGATGCGAAGAAATACATTGCCGGTTCTGCCTTCCACGGCTATTCGGGCAATGTCACCGCGCAATCGCTTGTTCATGACCAGCATTCTGACAAAGATATTTATTTCACGGAAAGCTCCGGCGGTGAATTCGCGCCTGATTTTGCCGGCAACGTGCAGTGGGATACTCAAAATCTCATCATTGGGGCTACCCGCAACTGGGCGCGCACATCGCTCAAATGGAACATTGCGCTTGACGAGAATCATGGCCCGTATGTAGGCGGCTGTTCGGACTGCCGCGGTATCGTAACGGTCAACAGCGGCACGGATGAAGTCAAATACAATGAAGAGTTCTATTCTTTTGGCCAGGCCAGCAAATTTGTTCTGCCGGGAGCACAGCGGATCAAGTCCAACACATTTGGCGCCGGCAGCATCGAGGATGTGGCGTTCGTCAATAAGGACGGCTCCAAGGTACTGGTAGCCCTAAACTCGTCGAAGCAGCCGAAGGACTTCAAAGTACGCTGGGGATCCAAAAGCTTCGCGTATACGCTTCCTGCCGGCGCCGTAGCCAGCTTTGTATGGAGCGGAACACAGGACAGCGCGGCTGCAATCAGCCCTTATGCTGCCCTGCAGGCTGAGGATTACAGTGAAATGAACGGCGTAACAACGGCAGTGACCACGGACGCCGGCGGCGGCAAATCTGTCGTCGCAACGGCGGATGGCAGCTACATCGCATTTGATAACGTTGAATTCCTGAATGGCACGGCAAGCGTAAAGGTGAGAGCGCAATCGCAAGGCGACGGCGGCATCGAGTTCCGTCTCGACCGTCCGGACGGTGCGTATATCGGCGGCGTGGATCTTACGGATGCAAACGGTGCATGGATTACCAAAGCGGCTCAAGCGGAAGCCGTAACCGGCAAACACAAATTGTATGTCGTATTCCGCGGCAAAGTGAATGTGAACTGGTTCCAGTTCTCCTATGATTTTGTGCAAAGCAGCTATAACTATTTGAGCATCGGCGGCAGCTTTGAAGAAGGCGGCCTTGCCGGATGGAATGGCTGGACGCCTGAAGGTCAAGCAACCGCTCAAAAGGCGGACAGGGATAATCCGAGAAGCGGCTCTTTTAAGCTTACGCATTATTTGGGCGGCAGCACGCCATATGAACAGACCACATACCGCACGGTGAAAGTTCCTAACGGTACGTATAAAGCTTCCGTCTGGTATCAAAAGGGCGGCGATACGAACGTAAGCCTGGAAGCGAAAAAATACGGCGGCGCCGATCAGAGCGTTGCTGCGGCAACAACGGCTTATGTAGGATCGTGGACGCAAATCGTCATTCCTGAAATTCAAGTGACAAACGGACAAGTGGAGCTGGGTATTCATTCCCTCAATAAAGGCGGCGAATGGGCTGCGTTTGACGATGTGGAATTGATTCCGGTAATTGCAAAAGCTCCTGCAGCAGCTCAAGGAACTAATGCTCCGGGGACACCTCAAGGAATCGGCGCCGAGCTCTCTGGCGGTCACACAATCGAACTGTCTTGGACGGCAAACGCAGATGCAGACGGTTATAAAATTTACCGCTCTACCGCGGATTCGGAAACTTCGGCAAACGGGGTATATCCGGATTACCGTCTAATCGGATTGGCTGCAGGAGATGCGACAGGTTATGCAGACCAAGGGCTTCGCGGCAGTACGGCTTATTCCTACCGCGTTACGGCGTTTAACGCAAACGGCGAATCTGCGGCAAGCACTTCCGTAAACGCAACAACAGCGGCAGGCTCGGATTCCGTGGCGCCGTCGGCACCGGTTGGCCTGACAGCGGAGCCGGGAATCGAACAGGTTAAATTGGCTTGGGAGCCAAACGTCGAGACCGATTTCCTGAAGTACAACATTTATGTTAACGGCTTTAAACGGGCATCGGTTGATCCTGCTCCGTCATCCGTCTATACGGTGACCAACCTGAAGGCCGGCACGCGTTATACCTTCACGGTGAAAGCGGTAGACCAAGCAGGCAACGAATCGGCGGCTAGCAATGCAGTCACCGAGACGCCTACGGTGGCAAGCGTTCTTGTACCTTTCCCAAGCAACAATCTCGATTTCGAAACAACCGACAGCAATGGCAAAGCAACCCTTGCTCCATGGCAGGAATGGCATCCGGGTACGCAGTCGAATGCTTCGTCTATCGACAATGATAACCCGCGCGGCAAATATAAAATGACTCATTGGTCCGGTTCGGCTTACCAGCAATCGAACTATCAGGCGCTAACCGTTCCAAACGGCGTCTATAAGGTTCAAGTGTGGGTAAGAACGGGCGGAGGACAAAACAAGTTCCAGCTCGAGGTATCGGGCTACGGCGAGAACGCGCCTCAGCTTACGAAAGACATGAGAGGCGCAAGCGGCAGCGTCTACACTCCGTTTGCGATGGACCGTATTGAAGTGACAAACGGCAAGCTGCAAATCGGCGTCTTCTCGGATGCAAAAGCGGGCAACTGGGCGGCTATCGACGATTTCGAAGTCTACCGTTATCCGGAAGCTACCGTCGGCGTAACAGGCGTAACGCTTGATAAAGCTGAGCTTGCTCTCGATCTGACCAACATCAAGACGGGCACGCTCACAGCAACGATTCAACCGGAAAACGCGGAGAACCATAACCTGTACTGGAGCAGCAGCAATTCTTCGGTTGCAACGGTAACGGATGGCGTGGTAGCGGCAAAAGGAACAGGTACGGCTGAAATAACCGTTACAACGGAAGACGGAGGCTTCACGGCAACAGCAACCGTAACCGTTGCAAGCGGCAGCTCAACAACAACTCCACCCACTGGAGGAGGCGCAACAACCGGTCCTGTCGTCACGACATCGGGAACCGGATCTACGATCGCAGGGTTTACGGCAATAACGGAATCAGCTCCTAACGGAGAGTCGGCGTCTGTTGTAAAAGTGGATGCAGCTACTCTGGCAAGCGCGGCTCAAGGCGGCAAAGCGGATTCCATTACAATCGATTTGACTGATCTGAAAGGGCAAAGCAATCTGCAGACAGAATTCACTGTCTCTACGCTTGCCGAGCTTTTGAAGAACAACAAGTCTTTGAAACTCACGGTCAAATCCGGTCTGGGAACGTATGAGCTTCCTTTGCAGGCTTTGCTAAACAGCTCCGTAACAAACGGACAACAGATTCGCGTAGCAATCAGTGCGGTGTCCGATGCGGTTAAGCATGCAGGCGAGCTGGCACTGCAACAGCAAAACGGTTCCTTGATTGGTGCTCCCGTTCAATTTAGCGTATGGGCAGGCAGCAATTCGAATTGGCAAGAAGTTAAGAACTTTGGCAAGCAGTACGTAACCCGTAAGATTCCGCTTGGCAAACCTGCCTTGAAGCCAACCGCAGCTGTTGTTATCGGCTCGGACGGTTCTGTAACTCCTGTGCCAACAACCTTTGTAACCGATGCAAACGGTAACGTAACCGCGGTTATCCGCACGAATCATAACAGTGTCTACGCGGTATTGGCAATAAACGAATCGTTTGCCGATACAAAAGGACATTGGGCTGAAAAAGAGATTAGCGCTCTTGCATCGAGCTTAATTCTGAACGGTGAAACCGCCGATCGATTTGCTCCTGAGCAGCAGTTGACCCGTGCAGAGTGGGTAGCGATGCTGACCCGAGCTCTTGGTTTGACAGCAGGCAACCCGGCAAGCAACTTTAAGGATGTAACCGCAAATGCCTGGTATGCTGACGCGGTAGCGGCGGCGACAGAAGCGGGTATCATTCAAGGCTTTACGGATGGAACGTTCCGTCCTAATGACAAAATTACAAGACAGCAGCTTGCCGTAACCGCGGCTAATGTCCTTGCCTTTGCTGGCAAGTCGCAAGCAGCCGGCGCAGATCAGCTTGCAGCCTTGAAGGATGGCAGCGAAATCGCAGCCTGGGCAGCTGACGCGGTGGAACAATCGCTGAAATCCGGACTGATTAAAGGGACGCCGGAAGGCTACTATTACCCGGACAAAACAGCAACGCGAGCGGAAGCAGCAACAATCCTGTACAGATTGATTTCAACGGTTCAAGGTTAA